In Mytilus edulis chromosome 6, xbMytEdul2.2, whole genome shotgun sequence, the following proteins share a genomic window:
- the LOC139528488 gene encoding platelet endothelial aggregation receptor 1-like isoform X3, with amino-acid sequence MLHVKFDVLKTGLVNVTTTTVICCPGFYENHKEKCKRCPKGTYGLGCLNKCDCPGFKKCDRRTGECKKCIEKLCEDDEEGDGDDKSTVSNKDQSTTPIPQSTGKSSSPSTVIGATDADNGIKYNITTALPCDICEQFGNCSNEPGCALSAAGHGSNIKKGLGKGHTILIAVVLSLAILTILLITCIVLRERNHRKQKQKIKESVLVKFSSSDETTEYVDPEPVYSEIKEEEIGQQNGNCYKPNLPDRPVNNEYYKLPEADENIETDECGYLNPYTALRFARSESNLFRDRDLRDKGTYDMTYSLAKAIQRDDNSSPEEHGDLDKLINDSSDKDERSSDVPVYFVLEKNAKQTESHDNPEREKLLKRDSKSRSSI; translated from the exons gatGTCCCAAAGGTACATACGGTCTAGGTTGTTTGAATAAATGTGATTGTCCAGGCTTCAAAAAGTGTGACCGCAGAACTGGAGAATGCAAGAAGTGCATAGAAAAGCTCTGTGAAGACGACGAAGAAGGGGATGGGGATGATAAGTCTACTGTGTCTAACAAAG ACCAAAGTACAACACCAATACCACAGTCAACAGGGAAGAGTTCTTCACCTTCAACAGTTATAGGTGCGACTGATGCTGACAATGGAATTAAATACA atataacTACAGCCCTTCCTTGTGACATATGTGAACAGTTTGGAAATTGTTCAAATGAACCTGGTTGTGCTTTATCAGCAGCAGGACATG GAAGTAATATAAAAAAAGGCTTAGGAAAGGGTCATACGATATTGATAGCCGTTGTTCTGTCTTTAGCCATACttacaattttattaattacatGTATTGTCCTAAGAGAAAG AAATCACAGAAAacagaaacagaaaataaaagaatcaGTACTAG taaaattttcaaGCTCCGATGAAACAACAGAGTATGTAGATCCAGAACCTGTATATTCTGAAATAAAAGAAGAAGAAATAGGTCAACAAAATGGGAACTGTTATAAACCAAACCTTCCCGACAGACCTGTCAATAATGAGTACTATAAACTGCCAGAAGCAGATGAGAACATCGAGACAGATGAATGTGGGTATCTCAACCCTTACACTGCATTAAGATTCGCACGGAGTGAAAGTAATCTGTTCAGGGACAGAGACTTGCGTGATAAAGGAACTTACGATATGACATATTCCCTAGCAAAAGCGATACAAAGGGACGATAACTCAAGTCCCGAGGAGCATGGAGATTTAGATAAACTCATTAATGATTCTAGTGATAAAGATGAACGGTCCAGTGATGTGCCGGTTTATTTTGTGCTAGAAAAAAATGCTAAACAGACTGAATCTCATGATAACCCTGAACGAGAAAAACTTTTAAAACGAGACTCAAAATCAAGGTCGAGCATTTGA